The Brachybacterium huguangmaarense genome contains a region encoding:
- a CDS encoding DUF2017 domain-containing protein, protein MAYEFVRRADGLVMCRLDPQEKAVVAQVAQEVSDLIRADLGIGAQPPRVQQAAASDDPLERLEAEFAASGPRAPSDTAVQRLFPAASEEAELAAEFRRLGQQDLAESKLRALGIVQRSIDGAGPIRAEIVLDPESSAAWLTALNDMRLVLADRLSLRRDDDIETLRMLRQIENDADLSDVPGAPGTSLAEEHEGEDEESTVAGPDLVLAVYDLLTWLQESLVGVQAHDDPER, encoded by the coding sequence ATGGCCTACGAGTTCGTGCGTCGCGCCGACGGCCTGGTCATGTGCCGCCTCGACCCGCAGGAGAAGGCGGTCGTCGCCCAGGTCGCGCAAGAGGTCTCCGATCTGATCCGGGCGGATCTCGGCATCGGCGCGCAGCCGCCGCGGGTGCAGCAGGCCGCCGCCTCCGACGATCCGCTCGAGCGCCTCGAGGCGGAGTTCGCGGCGAGCGGCCCGCGCGCGCCCTCGGACACGGCCGTGCAGCGCCTGTTCCCCGCGGCCTCGGAGGAGGCCGAGCTCGCCGCCGAGTTCCGTCGTCTCGGCCAGCAGGACCTCGCCGAGTCCAAGCTCCGCGCGCTCGGCATCGTGCAGCGGTCGATCGACGGCGCCGGCCCGATCCGCGCCGAGATCGTGCTGGACCCGGAGTCCTCGGCCGCGTGGCTCACGGCCCTCAACGACATGCGCCTGGTCCTCGCCGATCGTCTGTCGCTGCGCCGCGACGACGACATCGAGACCCTCCGCATGCTCCGGCAGATCGAGAACGACGCCGACCTCTCCGACGTCCCGGGCGCGCCCGGCACGTCCCTCGCCGAGGAGCACGAGGGCGAGGACGAGGAGTCCACCGTGGCCGGCCCGGACCTCGTGCTCGCCGTGTACGACCTGCTGACCTGGCTCCAGGAGTCGCTCGTCGGGGTCCAGGCCCACGACGATCCGGAGCGCTGA
- the murI gene encoding glutamate racemase: protein MNNAPIGIFDSGVGGLTVARAILDQLPQEELLYIGDTAHTPYGPRPIAEVRAIALEIMDTLVDRGVKMLVIACNTASAAVLRDARERYDVPVVEVIQPAVRRAVAATRNRRIGVIGTAATVASRAYEDAFAAAPDLAITTAACPRFVEFVERGEVTGDEVVAVAEQYLAPVKEAGVDTLVLGCTHYPMLAGPISYVMGPEVTLVASSEETALEVYRLLRSHDMLRAEAAAPRHVFSETAARPGEPSTFARLSRRFLGPAVTMTATLPVITADAVEDAGIRIPAEGGPR, encoded by the coding sequence ATGAACAACGCTCCCATCGGCATCTTCGACTCTGGCGTCGGAGGCCTCACGGTCGCCCGCGCGATCCTCGATCAGCTGCCCCAGGAGGAGCTGCTCTACATCGGGGACACCGCGCACACGCCGTACGGCCCCCGCCCCATCGCCGAGGTGCGCGCCATCGCCCTCGAGATCATGGACACCCTCGTCGACCGGGGCGTGAAGATGCTGGTCATCGCGTGCAACACGGCGTCGGCCGCGGTGCTCCGCGACGCCCGCGAGCGCTACGACGTGCCCGTCGTCGAGGTCATCCAGCCCGCCGTGCGCCGCGCCGTCGCCGCGACCCGCAACCGCCGCATCGGCGTGATCGGCACCGCCGCGACCGTCGCCTCGCGCGCCTACGAGGACGCGTTCGCCGCGGCCCCCGACCTCGCGATCACGACCGCCGCGTGCCCCCGCTTCGTCGAGTTCGTCGAACGCGGCGAGGTGACCGGCGACGAGGTGGTCGCCGTCGCCGAGCAGTACCTCGCCCCCGTCAAGGAGGCCGGCGTCGACACCCTCGTGCTCGGCTGCACGCACTACCCGATGCTCGCGGGCCCCATCTCCTACGTGATGGGCCCCGAGGTCACCCTCGTCGCGTCCTCCGAGGAGACCGCGCTCGAGGTCTACCGCCTGCTGCGCAGCCACGACATGCTGCGCGCCGAGGCCGCCGCCCCGCGCCACGTGTTCTCCGAGACCGCCGCACGGCCGGGCGAGCCCTCCACCTTCGCGCGGCTGTCGCGCCGCTTCCTCGGGCCCGCGGTCACCATGACCGCGACGCTGCCCGTCATCACCGCCGATGCCGTCGAGGACGCCGGCATCCGCATCCCGGCCGAGGGAGGCCCCCGATGA
- a CDS encoding MBL fold metallo-hydrolase, with protein MRVHVIGCNGSFAGRESAASSYLVEHTDDDGRTWRVLFDLGSGAFGTLQRVIDPTELDAVVISHLHPDHYLDLTGLEVFWAYNERQDLPQLPLYGPAALPGRIRAVMDRDDDVPDGLTTVPFDYRSITDRATIEIGPLVIEAREVLHPVESYGFRIMAGDALLVYSGDSDACEALDELAAGADLFLCEAGYIEGRDDRFTGVHLTGRRAGETAMRAGVRRVALTHIPCWTDPAIPEREARAVCDLPLQVVQALDVFEVEPRAVAAAPFSGRAVGTTPIAARR; from the coding sequence ATGAGAGTCCACGTGATCGGCTGCAACGGCAGCTTCGCCGGCCGCGAGTCGGCTGCCTCCTCCTACCTCGTCGAGCACACCGACGACGACGGCCGCACCTGGCGCGTCCTGTTCGACCTCGGCAGCGGCGCCTTCGGCACCCTGCAGCGCGTGATCGACCCGACCGAGCTCGACGCGGTCGTCATCTCCCACCTGCACCCCGACCACTACCTCGACCTGACCGGTCTCGAGGTGTTCTGGGCCTACAACGAGCGCCAGGACCTGCCCCAGCTGCCGCTGTACGGTCCGGCCGCGCTGCCCGGGCGGATCCGGGCGGTCATGGACCGCGACGACGACGTGCCCGACGGTCTGACCACGGTCCCCTTCGACTACCGGTCGATCACCGATCGCGCCACGATCGAGATCGGCCCGCTCGTGATCGAGGCCCGCGAGGTCCTCCACCCGGTCGAGAGCTACGGCTTCCGCATCATGGCGGGCGACGCACTGCTGGTGTACTCGGGCGACTCCGACGCATGCGAGGCCCTCGACGAGCTCGCCGCCGGTGCGGACCTGTTCCTGTGCGAGGCGGGGTACATCGAGGGTCGCGACGACCGCTTCACGGGCGTGCACCTGACCGGCCGCCGCGCAGGCGAGACCGCCATGCGCGCCGGCGTGCGCCGGGTGGCGCTCACCCACATCCCGTGCTGGACCGACCCCGCGATCCCCGAGCGGGAGGCTCGCGCGGTGTGCGACCTGCCGCTCCAGGTGGTCCAGGCGCTCGACGTGTTCGAGGTCGAGCCGCGCGCCGTCGCCGCCGCCCCGTTCTCCGGGCGCGCCGTCGGCACGACCCCGATCGCCGCCCGCCGCTGA
- the rph gene encoding ribonuclease PH → MTTTPSTPQPEAARGDRVDGRTPDQLREVTIERGWSAHAEGSALISFGRTRVLCTASFTPGVPRWKKGSGSGWVTAEYAMLPRATSTRSDRESVKGKIGGRTHEISRLIGRSLRAIIDLDALGENTIQIDCDVLQADGGTRTAAITGAYVALADAVSWGKRHTAIPAARTVLTDSVSAVSVGIIDGRPLLDLEYREDVHAGTDMNVVVTGAGQFVEVQGTAEGAPFDRAELDALLDLAVDGCGRLAAIQRETLGTSR, encoded by the coding sequence ATGACCACCACGCCCTCGACCCCTCAGCCGGAGGCCGCCCGCGGCGACCGCGTCGACGGTCGCACCCCCGACCAGCTGCGCGAGGTGACGATCGAGCGGGGCTGGTCCGCGCACGCCGAGGGCAGCGCCCTCATCTCCTTCGGCCGCACCCGCGTGCTGTGCACCGCGTCGTTCACCCCGGGCGTGCCCCGCTGGAAGAAGGGCTCGGGCAGCGGCTGGGTCACCGCCGAGTACGCGATGCTGCCGCGCGCGACCTCGACGCGTTCCGACCGGGAGAGCGTCAAGGGCAAGATCGGCGGCCGCACCCACGAGATCTCGCGCCTCATCGGCCGCTCGCTGCGCGCGATCATCGATCTCGACGCGCTCGGCGAGAACACGATCCAGATCGACTGCGACGTGCTCCAGGCCGACGGCGGCACCCGGACCGCTGCGATCACGGGCGCCTACGTGGCCCTCGCGGACGCCGTCTCGTGGGGCAAGCGGCACACGGCGATCCCGGCCGCACGGACCGTGCTGACCGACTCCGTCTCGGCCGTCAGCGTCGGCATCATCGACGGTAGGCCGCTGCTGGACCTCGAGTACCGCGAGGACGTGCACGCCGGGACCGACATGAACGTCGTGGTCACGGGCGCCGGCCAGTTCGTCGAGGTGCAGGGCACCGCCGAGGGCGCGCCGTTCGACCGCGCCGAGCTCGACGCCCTGCTCGACCTCGCCGTCGACGGCTGCGGGCGCCTCGCCGCGATCCAGCGCGAGACCCTCGGGACGAGCCGATGA
- the rdgB gene encoding RdgB/HAM1 family non-canonical purine NTP pyrophosphatase, which produces MSVDAPAGARVVLATHNAKKLRELRRILAEEIPGFDERTVVSAAQIELPDVVEDGTSFAANALLKARAAASATGLLAVADDSGLAVDILGGSPGIFSARWSGRHGDDEANNDLLLAQLSDIAAEHRGAQFVCAAALVAPAAGVEVVEEGIMRGRLLGERRGEGGFGYDPLFLPDGEELTSAELTPEAKDAISHRGTAFRALAPAIAQLLD; this is translated from the coding sequence ATGAGCGTCGACGCACCCGCCGGCGCGCGCGTCGTGCTCGCGACGCACAACGCCAAGAAGCTGCGCGAGCTGCGGCGCATCCTCGCCGAGGAGATCCCCGGCTTCGACGAGCGCACCGTGGTCTCGGCCGCGCAGATCGAGCTGCCGGACGTCGTCGAGGACGGCACCTCCTTCGCCGCCAACGCTCTGCTCAAGGCGCGCGCCGCCGCGAGCGCGACGGGACTGCTCGCGGTCGCCGACGACTCCGGGCTCGCCGTGGACATCCTCGGCGGCAGCCCCGGCATCTTCTCGGCCCGCTGGTCGGGCCGCCACGGCGACGACGAGGCCAACAACGACCTGCTGCTCGCCCAGCTCTCCGACATCGCCGCCGAGCACCGCGGCGCGCAGTTCGTGTGCGCCGCGGCGCTCGTCGCGCCCGCGGCGGGCGTCGAGGTGGTCGAGGAGGGCATCATGCGCGGTCGCCTCCTCGGCGAGCGCCGCGGCGAGGGCGGATTCGGCTACGACCCGCTGTTCCTGCCCGACGGCGAGGAGCTCACCTCGGCCGAGCTCACCCCCGAGGCCAAGGACGCGATCTCGCACCGGGGCACGGCGTTCCGGGCGCTCGCACCCGCGATCGCGCAGCTGCTGGACTGA